From the genome of Nocardia sp. NBC_01503, one region includes:
- a CDS encoding SRPBCC family protein, which translates to MDDAELNPAAVEIGRFFARPPEVVWEALTRPEVMERWFARTVGFEAEVGTRFILVFPTQPPSEVAAEVLVARHGEQLTYSWIYMRPESPVRWVVDWTVRPQGRGTRLLLTQTGFDIEDKRGKMARNAMERGWRNLMPKLAAVIES; encoded by the coding sequence ATGGATGATGCGGAGTTGAATCCGGCGGCGGTGGAGATCGGGCGGTTCTTCGCGCGGCCGCCGGAGGTGGTGTGGGAGGCGCTGACTCGGCCGGAGGTGATGGAGCGGTGGTTCGCCCGGACCGTGGGGTTCGAGGCCGAGGTGGGGACGCGGTTCATTCTGGTTTTCCCTACCCAACCGCCGTCCGAGGTCGCCGCCGAGGTGCTGGTGGCGCGGCACGGGGAACAGTTGACCTACAGCTGGATCTATATGCGGCCGGAGAGTCCGGTGCGGTGGGTGGTGGACTGGACCGTGCGGCCGCAGGGGCGCGGGACGCGATTGCTGTTGACGCAGACCGGGTTCGATATCGAGGACAAGCGCGGCAAGATGGCGCGCAATGCCATGGAACGCGGGTGGCGGAACCTCATGCCGAAGTTGGCCGCGGTGATCGAGAGCTGA
- a CDS encoding isochorismatase family protein: MTYPENRPQSAVIVVDAQNSVVADAHQREAVVAAIGRLVEKARSARVPVLWVQDITEDRVPGSDPWQIVPELKPADDELRLDKSYGDSFEDTGLESILTGLEVSRVFIAGAQTDACIRSTLHGAFVRGYDTVLVEDAHTTEDLSAWGAPSPEAVIRHTNLYWQYTTAPGRIAQVIAADDVDFGN; this comes from the coding sequence GTGACCTACCCCGAGAATCGCCCGCAATCCGCCGTCATCGTCGTCGATGCGCAGAACAGCGTCGTCGCCGATGCGCATCAGCGCGAGGCCGTGGTGGCAGCGATCGGCCGCCTGGTCGAGAAAGCGCGCTCCGCGCGGGTTCCCGTTCTTTGGGTCCAGGACATCACCGAGGACCGCGTCCCGGGTAGCGACCCGTGGCAGATAGTCCCGGAGCTGAAGCCCGCCGATGATGAACTCCGCCTGGACAAGAGCTACGGCGACTCGTTCGAGGACACCGGTCTCGAGTCGATTCTCACGGGTCTCGAGGTCAGTCGAGTCTTCATCGCGGGCGCGCAGACCGATGCCTGTATTCGCTCCACCCTGCACGGCGCATTCGTTCGCGGTTACGACACCGTCCTGGTCGAGGACGCGCACACCACCGAGGATCTCTCCGCATGGGGTGCCCCGTCCCCGGAAGCCGTCATCCGCCACACCAACCTCTACTGGCAGTACACCACCGCACCCGGCCGCATCGCGCAGGTCATCGCGGCCGACGACGTCGACTTCGGGAACTGA